The Methylobacterium currus genome contains a region encoding:
- a CDS encoding ABC transporter permease, giving the protein MTSGATMPRAPTRPTAWLPSAAAGLAVAALAGLPFLTLAPNRLVPGSPVGCGLAGAATGALAVAAALLLAGPARPWRPWIALAAALAAWCVLLLGAGQGAAGLLAGKPPAARAALGSGAWLALVALAGLAAEAARVALPRRGGLVAALLLFGLAALLAGAGCLDSLSLAVEYRARAGAVAAAIVQHLGLAGASLLIALVLSVPLALLRLRDGPASRLVDGLIGGIQVVPALALFAALVAGLSGLLTLVPTLRSLGLAAIGPVPAVIGTAAYLALPLVSGLAAGLAAVDPDVLVAARANGLTPREVLWRVRLPLGAPVLMGALRVAAVQSVGLATLGGLVGAGGLGALIFEGMAQFAQDLILLGALPVIGLALAVDAGLALLASLTEAA; this is encoded by the coding sequence ATGACCTCCGGCGCCACGATGCCCCGCGCCCCCACCCGGCCGACCGCCTGGCTGCCTTCGGCCGCGGCAGGCCTCGCCGTCGCGGCGCTCGCGGGCCTGCCGTTCCTCACCCTGGCGCCAAACCGCCTCGTGCCGGGCAGCCCGGTCGGATGCGGCCTCGCCGGAGCCGCAACCGGCGCGCTCGCGGTCGCGGCGGCTCTCCTGCTCGCCGGCCCGGCGCGGCCGTGGCGCCCGTGGATCGCCCTCGCGGCGGCGCTCGCCGCCTGGTGCGTGCTGCTGCTGGGAGCCGGGCAGGGGGCCGCCGGCCTTCTCGCCGGAAAACCCCCGGCCGCCCGCGCCGCCCTCGGGTCGGGGGCGTGGCTCGCCCTCGTGGCGCTGGCGGGCCTCGCCGCGGAGGCGGCCCGGGTCGCCCTGCCGCGCCGGGGTGGCCTCGTCGCCGCCCTGCTGCTGTTCGGCCTCGCGGCGCTGCTCGCTGGGGCGGGATGTCTCGATTCCCTCTCGCTGGCGGTCGAGTACCGGGCGCGGGCGGGCGCCGTGGCGGCGGCCATCGTGCAGCATCTCGGCCTCGCCGGGGCCTCGCTCCTGATCGCGCTCGTTCTGTCCGTGCCCCTGGCGCTCCTGCGCCTGCGCGACGGGCCGGCCTCGCGCCTCGTCGACGGGCTCATCGGCGGGATCCAGGTCGTGCCGGCCCTGGCGCTGTTCGCCGCTCTCGTGGCGGGGCTGTCCGGCCTGCTCACCCTGGTGCCGACCCTGCGCAGCCTCGGCCTCGCCGCCATCGGGCCGGTGCCGGCGGTGATCGGCACGGCCGCCTATCTGGCCCTGCCGCTGGTCAGCGGGCTCGCCGCCGGCCTTGCCGCCGTGGATCCCGACGTGCTCGTCGCCGCCCGGGCGAACGGCCTCACGCCGCGCGAGGTGCTGTGGCGGGTGCGCCTGCCGCTGGGCGCGCCGGTGCTGATGGGAGCGCTACGGGTGGCGGCGGTGCAGAGCGTCGGCCTCGCCACCCTCGGCGGCCTCGTCGGGGCCGGCGGGCTCGGGGCGCTGATCTTCGAGGGCATGGCGCAGTTCGCCCAGGACCTGATCCTGCTCGGGGCGCTCCCGGTGATCGGCCTCGCGCTCGCGGTCGATGCCGGGCTCGCGCTCCTGGCCAGCCTGACGGAGGCGGCATGA